One region of Natronorubrum aibiense genomic DNA includes:
- a CDS encoding acyl-CoA mutase large subunit family protein: MFDSEELEEIRANEEEWHENEVEPVIDRFGERKETFTTDTGGQEVDRVYTPADVADLDYEEDLGYPGEPPYTRGVYSTGYRGRLWTMRQYAGFSTPEDTNERFHYLLDQGQTGLSMAFDLPTQMGHDSDAPMSAGEVGKAGVAIDSLDDMETVFDGIPLDEVSTSMTINAPASVLLALYIAVGDRQGVDREELRGTIQNDVLKEYAARNTYIYPPKPSMRIITDIFEFCSEETPKFNTISISGYHIREAGATAAQELAFTLGDGIEYVEAAIDAGLDVDDFAPQLSFFFNGHNNIFEEVAKFRAARRMWHDIIDERFDADDPKSKQLKFHTQTAGSMLTAQQIENNVVRVAYQALAAVLGGTQSLHTNGKDEALALPTEESVRTALRTQQILAHESGAADTIDPLAGSYYVESLTDQVEEEAYELLDEVDERGGMLEAIEQQWVQRQIQDTAFDRQKEIENKDRIIVGVNEFEVEEDVEMDVEEITKEDEQRQIDRLESTRSERDDEEVEAKLEALREAARGDDNLMPYIIDAVKAYATVGEVCNVFREEFGEYQPGSAV; encoded by the coding sequence ATGTTTGACTCTGAAGAACTCGAAGAGATTCGTGCCAACGAGGAGGAGTGGCACGAAAACGAAGTAGAGCCAGTCATCGACCGGTTCGGTGAGCGAAAGGAGACGTTCACGACCGATACGGGCGGGCAGGAGGTCGACCGAGTCTATACGCCAGCCGACGTCGCCGACCTCGACTACGAGGAGGATCTCGGCTACCCCGGCGAGCCACCGTACACGCGCGGGGTGTACTCTACGGGCTACCGCGGTCGCCTGTGGACGATGCGACAGTACGCCGGCTTCTCGACGCCGGAAGACACGAACGAACGGTTCCACTACTTGCTCGATCAGGGTCAGACCGGGCTGTCGATGGCCTTCGACCTGCCGACCCAGATGGGCCACGACTCGGACGCGCCGATGTCGGCCGGCGAGGTCGGGAAGGCCGGCGTCGCGATCGACTCCCTCGACGACATGGAGACCGTCTTCGACGGGATCCCGCTCGACGAAGTTTCGACGTCGATGACGATCAACGCGCCCGCTTCGGTGTTGCTGGCACTCTACATTGCCGTGGGTGACCGACAGGGTGTCGACCGCGAGGAGCTTCGTGGGACCATCCAGAACGACGTGCTCAAAGAGTACGCCGCCCGGAACACCTACATCTACCCGCCCAAGCCGTCGATGCGGATCATCACGGACATCTTCGAGTTCTGTTCGGAAGAGACGCCGAAGTTCAACACGATCTCGATCTCGGGCTATCACATTCGCGAGGCAGGTGCAACGGCGGCTCAGGAACTCGCCTTCACGCTCGGAGACGGGATCGAGTACGTCGAAGCGGCGATCGACGCCGGCCTCGACGTCGACGACTTCGCCCCACAGCTGTCCTTTTTCTTCAACGGGCACAACAACATCTTCGAGGAAGTCGCGAAGTTCCGCGCGGCCCGCCGGATGTGGCACGACATCATCGACGAGCGCTTCGATGCCGACGATCCGAAATCCAAACAGCTCAAGTTCCACACCCAGACGGCCGGCTCGATGCTGACCGCCCAGCAGATCGAGAACAACGTCGTCCGCGTCGCCTATCAGGCTCTCGCGGCCGTCCTCGGCGGCACCCAGAGTCTCCACACCAACGGCAAAGACGAAGCTCTCGCGCTGCCGACCGAAGAGTCCGTCCGCACCGCCCTGCGCACCCAACAGATCCTCGCCCACGAGTCCGGCGCTGCGGACACCATCGATCCGCTCGCTGGCAGCTACTACGTCGAGAGTCTCACCGACCAGGTCGAGGAAGAGGCCTACGAACTCCTCGACGAGGTCGACGAGCGCGGCGGCATGCTCGAGGCCATCGAACAGCAGTGGGTCCAGCGCCAGATCCAAGACACCGCCTTCGACCGTCAGAAAGAGATCGAGAACAAAGACCGCATCATCGTCGGCGTCAACGAGTTCGAAGTCGAAGAGGACGTCGAGATGGACGTCGAGGAGATCACTAAAGAGGACGAACAGCGCCAGATCGACCGCCTCGAGTCGACTCGCAGCGAGCGCGACGACGAGGAAGTCGAGGCGAAACTCGAGGCCCTGCGCGAGGCCGCTCGCGGTGACGACAACCTCATGCCGTACATTATCGACGCGGTGAAAGCGTACGCGACCGTCGGCGAGGTCTGTAACGTCTTCCGCGAGGAGTTCGGCGAGTACCAGCCCGGCAGCGCGGTCTAA
- a CDS encoding YbjQ family protein, whose translation MQITTTETVPDHEIVDVLGVARGNTVEARNVGRDITQAIRNLFGGELKAYSDLLSKARDEAIDRMVVDAERMGADAVVNVRLETSQITDGGSEVMAYGTAVRLR comes from the coding sequence ATGCAAATCACGACCACTGAAACGGTCCCCGATCACGAAATCGTCGACGTTCTCGGCGTTGCCCGCGGGAACACCGTCGAGGCGCGAAACGTCGGTCGCGACATCACGCAGGCGATCCGCAACCTCTTCGGCGGCGAACTCAAGGCGTACTCCGATCTGCTCTCGAAAGCCCGTGACGAGGCGATCGACCGCATGGTCGTCGACGCCGAGCGGATGGGTGCCGATGCCGTGGTCAACGTCCGCCTCGAGACCTCCCAGATCACCGACGGCGGCTCCGAAGTGATGGCCTACGGGACTGCCGTTCGACTCCGGTAA
- the mce gene encoding methylmalonyl-CoA epimerase — MHFDHAGIATDDARELAALYEDLFGLEAVHEEEFDGMRVVFLDCGNGYFELLEPLEEGTISKYLDANGAGIHHLALATDDIEGALETARDHDVTLIDEEPRPGAWGHEVAFLHPKDTGGILIEFVEH; from the coding sequence ATGCACTTCGATCACGCGGGAATTGCGACCGACGACGCACGAGAACTCGCAGCGCTGTACGAGGACCTGTTCGGCCTCGAGGCCGTCCACGAAGAGGAGTTCGACGGCATGCGCGTCGTCTTCCTCGACTGCGGGAACGGCTATTTTGAACTGCTCGAACCGCTCGAGGAGGGCACGATTTCGAAGTATCTCGACGCTAACGGCGCGGGCATCCACCACCTCGCGCTCGCGACGGACGACATCGAGGGCGCACTCGAGACGGCACGCGACCACGACGTCACGCTAATCGACGAGGAGCCACGACCCGGTGCGTGGGGTCACGAGGTCGCGTTCTTGCATCCAAAAGACACCGGCGGCATTCTGATCGAGTTCGTCGAACACTGA
- a CDS encoding ferredoxin--NADP reductase, with protein MEGTPVTVESVREVGPGTVALELETPDGFDAAPGQFVLLRAVPWDVADEEVDDDDVVMRHYTLSSPAVDETFELTVGIDPDGDLSPWLADLEGGEIVHIEGPFGTITYERDTDVVAAAGGPGVGPAVAIAEAAHESGHGAVVIYQDDEPAHRDRLETLEEAGANVVLLESDDDDGLADAIETHLEDGQLYAFGFESFVTTVADAIEDAGGDPDEALIENFG; from the coding sequence ATGGAAGGGACGCCAGTTACAGTCGAATCAGTACGTGAGGTCGGCCCCGGGACCGTTGCGCTCGAACTCGAGACCCCCGATGGGTTCGATGCCGCACCCGGCCAGTTCGTTTTGCTCCGAGCCGTTCCCTGGGACGTCGCCGACGAGGAGGTCGATGACGACGACGTGGTCATGCGCCACTACACGCTCTCGTCGCCGGCCGTCGACGAGACCTTTGAGCTCACGGTCGGAATCGATCCCGACGGCGACCTCTCGCCGTGGCTTGCCGACCTCGAGGGCGGCGAAATCGTCCACATCGAGGGGCCATTCGGGACGATCACGTACGAGCGCGATACGGACGTCGTCGCTGCCGCCGGCGGCCCCGGCGTCGGCCCCGCAGTCGCCATCGCCGAAGCGGCCCACGAGTCGGGTCACGGCGCGGTCGTCATCTACCAGGACGACGAGCCGGCCCACCGCGACCGACTCGAGACCCTCGAGGAGGCGGGCGCGAACGTCGTTCTCCTCGAGTCTGACGATGACGACGGACTGGCCGATGCGATCGAGACGCACCTCGAGGACGGCCAACTCTACGCCTTCGGCTTCGAGTCGTTCGTGACGACCGTCGCGGACGCGATCGAGGACGCCGGCGGTGATCCGGACGAGGCACTGATCGAAAACTTCGGCTGA
- a CDS encoding 2-oxoacid:acceptor oxidoreductase subunit alpha — protein sequence MAEDLNWAVGGEAGDGIDSTGKIFAQALSRAGRHVFTSKDFASRIRGGYTAYKIRTSVDRVQSVVDRLDILVALTQRTIDENLDELHEDSAIIYDGERSWEAEIPEEMNAVDVPLKSLAEDAGGAIMRNIVALGAACEITGFDVEYLDEALEKRFGGKGSKIVENNKEAARAGQEYVQEHYDLDHLGYDLETTDNDYVLLNGNEAVGMGALAAGCRFYAGYPITPATSIMEYLTGRIEEYGGHVVQAEDELSAINMALGGARAGARSMTATSGAGIDLMTETFGLVATSETPLVIADVQRSGPSTGMPTKQEQGDLNMALYGGHGEVPRFVVAPTSIDECFWKTIEAFNLAEKYQTPVFLVSDLAMSVTEQTFAPETFDMDAVEIDRGKLVDDDSVDEWLDEQGRFRAHAVTDDGVSPRAIPGTIDGAHMSTGLEHDELGRRTEDQDERVQQVDKRNRKVETAKETESWDYREFGDEDADNLIISWGSNEGALAEALEYLEDDGIDVRVISVPYIFPRPDLSDEIDAADETIVVECNATGQFADLLEHDTLTRLKRINKYTGVRFKADELAEQITEKLSEEVPAQ from the coding sequence ATGGCTGAGGATCTCAACTGGGCGGTCGGAGGTGAAGCCGGTGATGGTATCGACTCCACCGGTAAAATCTTCGCTCAGGCACTTTCCCGAGCCGGACGGCACGTATTCACGTCGAAAGACTTCGCGTCGCGAATCCGCGGCGGCTACACAGCCTACAAGATTCGCACCTCTGTCGACCGGGTCCAGAGCGTCGTTGACCGACTGGACATCCTGGTTGCGCTGACACAGCGAACCATCGACGAGAATCTCGACGAGCTCCACGAGGACAGCGCCATCATCTACGACGGCGAACGCTCGTGGGAGGCCGAGATTCCCGAGGAGATGAACGCAGTCGACGTCCCGCTGAAATCCCTCGCCGAAGACGCCGGTGGCGCAATCATGCGCAACATCGTCGCCCTCGGTGCCGCATGTGAGATTACCGGCTTCGACGTCGAGTACCTCGACGAAGCCTTAGAGAAGCGTTTCGGTGGCAAAGGGTCGAAGATCGTCGAAAACAACAAGGAAGCCGCCCGCGCAGGACAGGAGTACGTCCAAGAGCACTACGACTTAGATCACCTCGGCTACGACCTCGAGACGACCGACAACGACTACGTCCTCCTCAACGGTAACGAGGCGGTCGGGATGGGTGCCCTCGCCGCTGGCTGTCGGTTCTACGCCGGTTATCCGATCACGCCCGCGACCTCCATCATGGAGTACCTGACGGGCCGAATCGAAGAGTACGGCGGCCACGTCGTGCAGGCCGAAGACGAACTGTCGGCGATCAACATGGCCCTCGGTGGCGCTCGCGCTGGTGCGCGATCGATGACCGCGACGTCCGGCGCCGGGATCGACCTCATGACCGAGACGTTCGGACTGGTTGCAACCAGCGAAACGCCGCTGGTCATCGCCGACGTTCAGCGATCGGGTCCCTCGACGGGAATGCCGACGAAACAAGAGCAGGGCGACCTCAACATGGCCCTGTACGGTGGCCACGGCGAAGTGCCACGCTTCGTCGTCGCTCCGACCTCGATCGACGAGTGTTTCTGGAAGACCATCGAGGCGTTCAACCTCGCCGAAAAGTACCAGACACCAGTGTTCCTGGTCTCGGATCTGGCAATGTCTGTCACCGAGCAGACGTTCGCGCCCGAAACGTTCGACATGGACGCCGTCGAGATCGACCGCGGCAAACTCGTGGACGACGACAGTGTCGACGAGTGGCTCGACGAACAGGGCCGATTCCGCGCCCACGCCGTCACCGACGACGGCGTCAGCCCGCGTGCCATTCCGGGAACGATCGACGGTGCCCACATGAGCACGGGTCTCGAGCACGACGAACTCGGTCGCCGAACCGAAGACCAAGACGAGCGCGTCCAGCAGGTCGACAAGCGCAACCGGAAGGTCGAGACCGCAAAAGAAACCGAATCGTGGGACTACCGCGAGTTCGGCGACGAAGACGCCGACAACCTCATCATCTCGTGGGGCTCCAACGAAGGCGCACTCGCCGAAGCCCTCGAGTACCTCGAGGACGACGGGATCGACGTCCGCGTCATCTCGGTGCCATACATCTTCCCACGACCGGACCTCTCCGATGAGATTGACGCTGCCGACGAGACGATCGTCGTCGAGTGTAACGCGACCGGACAGTTCGCGGATCTCCTCGAGCACGACACGCTTACCCGACTCAAGCGCATCAACAAGTACACCGGCGTCCGCTTCAAGGCGGACGAACTCGCCGAACAGATCACCGAGAAACTCTCCGAAGAGGTGCCAGCACAATGA
- a CDS encoding 2-oxoacid:ferredoxin oxidoreductase subunit beta: protein MSSDVRFTDFKSDKQPTWCPGCGDFGTMNGMMKALAETGNDPDNTFVVAGIGCSGKIGTYMHSYALHGVHGRALPVGTGVKMARPDIEVMVAGGDGDGYSIGAGHFVHAVRRNVDMTYCVMDNRIYGLTKGQASPTSRSDFETSTTPEGPKQPPVNPLALALASGASFIAQSFSSDALRHQEIVQKAVEHDGFGFVNVFSPCVTFNDVDTYDYFRDNLVDLKEEDHDPTNYEAAKQVILDSNKEYQGVMYQDEDSVPYHEQHGVTEDMSEIPDGAPDDAMDLVREFY from the coding sequence ATGAGCTCCGACGTCCGATTCACTGACTTCAAATCCGACAAGCAGCCGACCTGGTGTCCCGGGTGCGGCGACTTCGGGACGATGAACGGCATGATGAAAGCCCTCGCCGAAACCGGCAACGACCCCGACAACACGTTCGTGGTCGCCGGGATCGGCTGTTCCGGCAAGATCGGGACCTACATGCACAGCTACGCCCTCCACGGGGTCCACGGCCGTGCACTTCCCGTCGGAACCGGTGTCAAGATGGCCCGACCGGACATCGAAGTGATGGTCGCCGGTGGTGACGGTGACGGCTACTCGATCGGTGCCGGCCACTTCGTCCACGCTGTCCGCCGGAACGTCGACATGACCTACTGTGTCATGGACAACCGGATCTACGGGCTGACGAAAGGGCAGGCCTCACCGACCTCGCGGTCGGACTTCGAGACCTCGACGACGCCCGAAGGACCGAAACAGCCGCCGGTCAACCCGCTCGCGCTCGCACTCGCCTCGGGCGCGTCCTTCATCGCTCAGTCGTTCTCCTCCGACGCACTGCGCCACCAGGAGATCGTCCAGAAGGCCGTCGAACACGACGGCTTCGGCTTCGTCAACGTCTTCAGCCCGTGTGTCACGTTCAACGACGTCGACACCTACGACTACTTCCGCGACAACCTGGTCGACCTCAAAGAGGAGGACCACGACCCAACCAACTACGAGGCTGCCAAACAGGTCATCCTCGACAGCAACAAGGAGTACCAGGGTGTCATGTATCAGGACGAAGACTCCGTCCCGTACCACGAACAACACGGCGTCACCGAAGACATGTCCGAGATTCCGGACGGCGCACCCGACGACGCGATGGACCTCGTCCGCGAGTTCTACTAA
- a CDS encoding DUF6517 family protein: MTYSRRRLLAAGATGTLALTAGCLDFVRGTGPLELEAKRVAPTDEALAETGYGEREITDRSLEETIDVGVERDVRATVWTSVYAKEIEYQGHTHEGSVFAAVSIPDFSVLGYSANPIANMNNEQLLEEFLSELESDRSIENVTHQESFDLEILSEEREVDVFEGESELEGEPIDVEIVLSSFSHNDDIIVLLGSYPAPLAEESANTEVLMESVEHPV; this comes from the coding sequence ATGACGTACTCTCGACGACGCCTTCTCGCTGCCGGCGCGACCGGAACGCTCGCACTGACGGCTGGCTGTCTCGATTTCGTTCGTGGCACCGGTCCGCTCGAGCTCGAGGCCAAACGGGTCGCCCCGACCGACGAGGCGCTCGCCGAAACCGGCTACGGCGAACGAGAGATCACGGACCGATCGCTTGAGGAGACGATCGACGTCGGCGTCGAACGCGACGTTCGGGCGACGGTCTGGACCTCCGTGTACGCGAAAGAGATCGAGTATCAGGGCCACACCCACGAGGGGAGCGTCTTCGCCGCCGTCTCGATCCCGGACTTTTCGGTGCTCGGCTACTCGGCCAATCCGATCGCGAATATGAACAACGAGCAACTCCTCGAGGAGTTCCTGAGCGAACTCGAGAGCGACCGCTCGATCGAGAACGTCACCCATCAGGAGTCGTTCGACCTCGAAATTCTCAGCGAGGAGCGGGAAGTCGACGTCTTCGAGGGCGAAAGTGAACTCGAGGGCGAGCCGATCGACGTCGAAATCGTCCTCTCGTCGTTCAGCCACAACGACGATATCATCGTCCTGCTGGGCAGCTATCCGGCCCCGTTGGCCGAGGAATCGGCGAACACCGAAGTCCTGATGGAGTCCGTCGAACATCCCGTCTGA
- a CDS encoding pyridoxal phosphate-dependent aminotransferase translates to MTEFAHRVEQVSISGIRKVFEAAGDDAINLGIGQPDFPTPAHARRGAIEAIESGLTDAYTSNKGTHSLREAISAKYERDYGLEIDPEDVIATSGGSEALHLVLQAHVDPGEEVIFPDPGFVSYDALTKIADGTPKPVPLREDLTLDPATVEEAITDDTAVFVVNSPANPTGAVQSEDDMREFARIADEHDVLCLSDEVYEHIVFEGTHHPPMQFAETDNVVTVSACSKTYSMTGWRLGWVVGSNRRIERMLRVHQYGQACASAPAQYAAEAALTGPQEPVDEMVDAFEQRRDVVLDGLEDAGLEVPKPEGAFYVMPKVPEGWCDEVLDRGVVVVPGDAFGANGEGYARLSYATSTEQLKEALEIIDEATQAVR, encoded by the coding sequence ATGACCGAGTTCGCACATCGAGTCGAGCAGGTGTCGATCAGCGGCATTCGGAAAGTGTTCGAGGCCGCAGGCGACGACGCGATCAATCTCGGAATCGGCCAGCCGGACTTTCCGACGCCCGCCCACGCCCGTCGAGGCGCGATCGAGGCGATCGAATCGGGCCTGACCGACGCATACACCTCGAACAAGGGGACACACAGCCTCCGTGAAGCGATCTCGGCGAAGTACGAGCGCGACTACGGCCTCGAGATCGATCCTGAAGACGTAATCGCGACGTCGGGGGGCAGCGAGGCGCTGCATCTCGTTCTCCAGGCCCACGTCGATCCGGGCGAGGAAGTGATCTTTCCCGATCCAGGCTTCGTCTCGTACGACGCTCTGACCAAGATCGCCGACGGGACGCCCAAACCCGTCCCGTTGCGCGAGGATCTGACGCTCGATCCCGCGACGGTCGAAGAGGCCATCACGGACGACACCGCCGTTTTCGTCGTCAACAGCCCGGCCAACCCGACAGGCGCGGTCCAGAGCGAAGACGACATGCGCGAGTTCGCCCGCATCGCCGACGAACACGACGTACTCTGTCTCTCGGATGAGGTGTACGAACACATAGTCTTCGAGGGCACACACCACCCGCCGATGCAGTTCGCCGAGACGGACAACGTCGTCACCGTCAGCGCCTGCTCGAAAACCTACTCGATGACTGGCTGGCGACTCGGCTGGGTCGTCGGCTCGAATCGCCGTATCGAACGGATGCTGCGAGTCCACCAGTACGGCCAAGCCTGTGCCTCCGCGCCCGCACAGTACGCCGCCGAAGCCGCGCTGACGGGACCACAGGAGCCCGTCGACGAGATGGTCGACGCCTTCGAACAGCGTCGCGACGTCGTGCTTGATGGCCTCGAGGACGCCGGCCTCGAAGTCCCAAAACCCGAAGGGGCGTTCTACGTCATGCCGAAAGTGCCGGAGGGCTGGTGTGATGAAGTGCTCGACCGGGGCGTCGTCGTCGTGCCCGGCGACGCCTTCGGTGCGAACGGAGAAGGCTACGCTCGACTCTCGTATGCAACGAGCACTGAGCAGTTGAAAGAGGCACTCGAGATCATCGACGAGGCGACACAGGCCGTGCGCTAG
- a CDS encoding NADPH:quinone reductase produces the protein MRAVRLHEHGDADVLQVDEIDRPEPDSDELLVEVAAAGVNPVDTYFRDGSYEPVSVPFTPGVDVAGVVAETGAAVTGFEEGDRVFGTGIGNASAQGAYAEYATIPTDRVVHLPDDADLTEAGAAGVVAVTAWRALVDHAALDPAEYCLVHGGSGGVGHAAVQIGAAVSARVITTASEAYHDDLEALGAETVLDYARDDLAEATLEASDGGVDVILDHRLDDYLQFDADVAATGARVVGIGENSPDPAFTNDGAARSKDVSYQFMSMFNTPDLRVPLRGVAHLMATDALSIEIARSYDLEEAGQAQRDVMTESILGKLAIEP, from the coding sequence ATGCGAGCTGTACGCCTTCACGAACACGGTGACGCGGACGTACTGCAGGTAGATGAGATCGATCGGCCCGAGCCCGACAGCGACGAACTGCTCGTCGAGGTAGCTGCTGCGGGGGTCAACCCCGTCGACACCTACTTCCGGGATGGTTCCTACGAGCCGGTTTCGGTCCCCTTCACGCCGGGCGTCGACGTCGCCGGCGTCGTCGCGGAAACCGGCGCGGCCGTCACGGGGTTTGAAGAAGGCGACCGCGTCTTTGGCACCGGCATCGGCAACGCCTCTGCACAGGGCGCGTACGCCGAGTACGCGACGATTCCGACGGATCGCGTCGTCCACCTCCCCGACGACGCGGACCTGACCGAAGCCGGCGCGGCGGGCGTCGTTGCCGTCACCGCCTGGCGCGCGCTGGTCGACCACGCGGCTCTCGATCCCGCCGAGTACTGTCTCGTCCACGGCGGCTCCGGCGGCGTCGGTCACGCTGCCGTCCAGATCGGGGCCGCGGTCAGCGCCCGCGTCATTACCACCGCGTCCGAGGCCTACCACGACGACCTCGAGGCGCTCGGTGCCGAAACCGTCCTCGACTACGCACGCGACGACCTCGCCGAGGCCACGCTCGAGGCCAGCGACGGCGGCGTCGACGTGATCCTCGACCACCGGCTGGACGACTACCTCCAGTTCGACGCGGACGTCGCCGCGACGGGCGCCCGCGTCGTCGGCATCGGCGAGAACAGTCCCGATCCGGCATTTACGAACGACGGAGCCGCCCGCTCGAAAGACGTCAGCTACCAGTTCATGAGTATGTTCAACACGCCGGATCTGCGCGTCCCGCTGCGGGGCGTGGCCCATCTCATGGCGACGGACGCGCTGTCGATCGAGATCGCCCGAAGCTACGACCTCGAGGAGGCCGGGCAGGCCCAGCGTGACGTGATGACCGAGAGCATCCTCGGGAAACTCGCCATCGAGCCCTGA
- a CDS encoding DUF5789 family protein produces the protein MGQAVKLNGLETVLEDLDYPISQTAAVDQCDDVTLILAEGEVNLGETVADSSGDTFESMDDLETEVFNLLPRNAVGEPYQSEGEG, from the coding sequence ATGGGACAAGCTGTCAAGCTCAATGGCCTTGAGACGGTGCTCGAGGACCTCGACTACCCGATCTCACAGACCGCAGCCGTCGATCAGTGTGACGACGTGACGCTGATCCTCGCCGAGGGAGAGGTAAACCTCGGCGAGACCGTTGCTGACTCGAGTGGTGACACGTTCGAGTCGATGGATGATCTGGAAACGGAGGTGTTCAACCTGCTTCCCCGGAACGCTGTCGGAGAACCCTACCAGTCCGAAGGGGAAGGATAG
- a CDS encoding TIGR04024 family LLM class F420-dependent oxidoreductase: protein MNAELDLLVSLNDYETPQNVADRAVQAEEMGFDRITVGETTGWNIVPPLTLAADRTDELGISNDVISPFGRSPAMLAQTALTLHDASDGRFRLGLGPSSPAITERWHGKAFERPLRRTREAVEIIRAVYETGSPAYEGEIFDIAGLNYERDVPENPPPIDLATLGPKATEMAGRFGDGWAPQMFTRDGLEERLEDLARGADLADKSLEELRVAPIVRGVASEDREAAREKARSTIAFMLGAYGPYYGDSVAEQGYPEVVSEIRDAWGERDTDAMAAALPDEVLDELAPAGTPDEVREWVADYAAIDGVDAVRIGFVDGLTEAEKTATMDAVSELA from the coding sequence GTGAACGCCGAACTGGACCTGCTGGTGAGTCTCAACGACTACGAGACCCCACAGAACGTCGCCGACCGAGCGGTTCAGGCCGAAGAGATGGGATTCGACCGAATCACCGTCGGCGAGACGACCGGCTGGAACATCGTGCCGCCGCTGACGCTCGCGGCCGATCGCACCGACGAACTCGGTATCTCCAACGACGTCATCTCGCCGTTCGGGCGCTCGCCCGCCATGCTCGCCCAGACGGCGCTGACGCTGCACGATGCCTCCGACGGCCGCTTCAGACTGGGACTCGGCCCGAGTTCGCCCGCGATCACCGAGCGCTGGCACGGGAAGGCCTTCGAGCGCCCGCTGCGACGCACCCGGGAGGCCGTCGAGATCATCCGCGCAGTCTACGAAACCGGCTCACCGGCCTACGAGGGCGAAATCTTCGACATCGCCGGCCTCAACTACGAACGCGACGTCCCCGAGAATCCGCCGCCGATCGACCTCGCCACCCTCGGGCCGAAAGCGACCGAGATGGCCGGCCGCTTCGGCGACGGCTGGGCGCCGCAGATGTTCACGAGAGACGGCCTCGAGGAACGCCTCGAGGATCTCGCTCGCGGGGCCGACCTCGCAGATAAGTCGCTCGAGGAGCTGCGCGTCGCGCCGATCGTTCGCGGCGTCGCAAGCGAGGATCGCGAGGCGGCACGCGAGAAAGCCCGCTCGACGATCGCCTTCATGCTCGGTGCCTACGGCCCCTACTACGGCGATTCGGTCGCCGAGCAGGGCTATCCCGAGGTCGTTTCCGAGATTCGAGACGCGTGGGGTGAGCGGGATACCGACGCGATGGCCGCCGCCCTGCCGGACGAGGTCCTCGACGAACTGGCTCCCGCGGGAACGCCCGACGAGGTCCGCGAGTGGGTCGCCGACTACGCCGCTATCGACGGCGTCGACGCCGTCCGCATCGGTTTCGTCGACGGGCTAACCGAAGCCGAAAAGACGGCGACGATGGACGCGGTCAGCGAACTGGCGTAG